The following coding sequences lie in one Arachis stenosperma cultivar V10309 chromosome 5, arast.V10309.gnm1.PFL2, whole genome shotgun sequence genomic window:
- the LOC130982749 gene encoding uncharacterized protein LOC130982749 isoform X1 has translation METLAIASDSFSYSWLSSNCNNKSPLDGFEESLTKEFINYSVIDSDHLLAERKNFNFDPSITHSPVVLVHADELFSQGILRPVGTLAETHSDDISEVLDSSPNGGGPNSTQTNKLAPSCSLLFPRAVTPRKLGIHHGILAKWRRSTWRTLVYLFRYVNNQLGQKVGCSRIISTRVVDDIDKTDWKFKSLRSSSVKTSPIVDLHHHENSIYEAVLHCKRSVGN, from the exons ATGGAAACATTGGCAATAGCCAGTGACAGTTTTTCATACAGTTGGTTATCGTCAAACTGCAACAACAAATCCCCACTTGATGGCTTTGAGGAGTCTCTCACAAAAGAATTCATCAATTACAGCGTCATTGACTCAGATCATTTACTAGCTGAACGCAAGAACTTCAATTTTGATCCTTCAATTACTCACTCACCTGTTGTTCTTGTTCATGCGGATGAGCTTTTCTCCCAAGGCATTCTAAGGCCTGTTGGCACACTGGCAGAGACACACTCCGATGACATTTCCGAAGTTCTTGATTCTTCTCCCAACGGCGGCGGCCCGAAttcaactcaaaccaataagcTTGCCCCTTCTTGTTCTTTGCTTTTTCCGCGAGCTGTGACCCCGAGAAAATTGGGAATTCATCATGGAATCCTTGCAAAGTGGAGAAGATCAACATGGAGAACCTTGGTGTATCTTTTTAGGTATGTGAACAACCAGTTAGGCCAGAAAGTTGGGTGCTCAAGGATAATAAGTACAAGAGTTGTTGACGATATTGATAAAACAGATTGGAAATTCAAAAGCTTGAGAAGTAGTTCAGTGAAAACATCTCCTATTGTTGATTTGCATCATCATGAGAATTCAATTTATGAAGCGGTCCTCCATTGCAAAAGATCAGTAG GAAACTGA
- the LOC130982749 gene encoding uncharacterized protein LOC130982749 isoform X2, with protein METLAIASDSFSYSWLSSNCNNKSPLDGFEESLTKEFINYSVIDSDHLLAERKNFNFDPSITHSPVVLVHADELFSQGILRPVGTLAETHSDDISEVLDSSPNGGGPNSTQTNKLAPSCSLLFPRAVTPRKLGIHHGILAKWRRSTWRTLVYLFRYVNNQLGQKVGCSRIISTRVVDDIDKTDWKFKSLRSSSVKTSPIVDLHHHENSIYEAVLHCKRSETD; from the exons ATGGAAACATTGGCAATAGCCAGTGACAGTTTTTCATACAGTTGGTTATCGTCAAACTGCAACAACAAATCCCCACTTGATGGCTTTGAGGAGTCTCTCACAAAAGAATTCATCAATTACAGCGTCATTGACTCAGATCATTTACTAGCTGAACGCAAGAACTTCAATTTTGATCCTTCAATTACTCACTCACCTGTTGTTCTTGTTCATGCGGATGAGCTTTTCTCCCAAGGCATTCTAAGGCCTGTTGGCACACTGGCAGAGACACACTCCGATGACATTTCCGAAGTTCTTGATTCTTCTCCCAACGGCGGCGGCCCGAAttcaactcaaaccaataagcTTGCCCCTTCTTGTTCTTTGCTTTTTCCGCGAGCTGTGACCCCGAGAAAATTGGGAATTCATCATGGAATCCTTGCAAAGTGGAGAAGATCAACATGGAGAACCTTGGTGTATCTTTTTAGGTATGTGAACAACCAGTTAGGCCAGAAAGTTGGGTGCTCAAGGATAATAAGTACAAGAGTTGTTGACGATATTGATAAAACAGATTGGAAATTCAAAAGCTTGAGAAGTAGTTCAGTGAAAACATCTCCTATTGTTGATTTGCATCATCATGAGAATTCAATTTATGAAGCGGTCCTCCATTGCAAAAGATCA GAAACTGATTGA